GTGGCGATGAGGGGGGAGCCCCTCGGAGCCGTGGCGCGGGTCGTCCCGAGCGCCGTGAGTGGAGCGCGGGTGGCGACGCCGCGCCGCGTGGCCGGGGTCCGGGTGCCGGCCGTACCTTTGGCGGTGCCGAGGGCAAGCCCGCGCGCCGGTCGTTCGGTGGAGACGAGGGCGGTGCTCCGCGCAGCCGTGGTGCCGGCCGTACCTTTGGCGGTGCCGAGGGCAAGCCCGCGCGCCGTTCGTTCGGTGGAGACGAGGGCGGTGCTCCTCGCAGCCGTGGCGCCGGCCGTACCTTTGGCGGTGCCGAGGGCAAGCCCGCGCGCCGTTCGTTCGGTGGTGATGAGGGCGGCGCGCCTCGCAGCCGTGGTGCCGGTCGTGCCGAGGGCGGTGCTGCTGGTGGCCGCCGCTCCTTTGGTGGTGACGAGGGCGGCGCTCCGCGCGGTCGTACTTTCGGAGGTGCCGCGGGCCGCGCTCCCGGTGGCCGTCGCGCCTTTGGTGGCGACGAGGGTGCTGCGCCTCGGAGCCGTGGCGCGGGTCGCTCCTTCGGTGGTGACGAAGGTGGGGCTCCCCGGAGCCGTGGCGCGGGTCGCTCCTTCGGTGGTGACGAGGGTGGGGCTCCTCGGAGCCGTGGCGCCGGTCGCACCTTCGGAGGTGCCGAGGGTGGTGCGCCGCGTGGTGGCGCAGGCCGTGCGTTTGGCGGAGCTTCGGGCGCCCGCCGTTCCTTCGGTGGTGACGAGGGTGGGGCTCCGCGCAGCCGGGGTGCTGGCGCGGGCCGTCCCGAGCGCCGTGAGTGGAGCGCCGGCGGTGACGCGCCTCGCTCGCGGGGACCTCGCGCCGGTGGTGAAGGTCGTTCCTTCTCCCCGCGTGGCGGTGCCGCGGGTGGTGCCAGCCGTGCGCCGCGCGGTGAAGGCCGTTCCTTCTCCCCTCGGGGTGCTGGCGCGGGTGCCGGTCGTCCGGAGCGCCGTGAGTGGAAGCCGTCGGGTGACGCGGACAGCGGTCCTCGGGGCCGGGGTGGTCCTCGCCGCGAGGGTCCGGCGGGCGGCCGTGGCGCATCGCGTTCGACCTGGACGCCCACCGACGAAAGCGGGAATCCCCGTGAACGCGTCGTCCGGGCGGGCGCGCGCAAGGGACCTCCCTCCGAGAAGTCCTCGGGATTCCAGGACTGGGGCAAGAAGAAGGAGCGGGACAGCGCCCC
This genomic window from Myxococcus hansupus contains:
- a CDS encoding pseudouridine synthase, whose translation is MAAERLQKYLARAGVASRRHAEELITAGRVAVNNKTVTELGSRVEPGTDLVTVDGTLVTPPDESSYFLLYKPVGVVTTLSDPQGRPTVANYVEETGKRLFPVGRLDYDAEGALLFTDDGALAHKLTHPSFQVPRTYLAKVKGAPDAATLDKLRGGVRLEDGMATPVSVGVFEAAERNTWLKIVVAEGRPHLIKRLCAAVGHPVVRLFRPAYAGVGVEGLRPGELRPLKTSEVELLNAVSDGKATPPTAALKLPPRRHGRAAPGFDSDDEEELSMDDDSPVTAKPARKAPARAAKSEGGSGLARFGRAPKSAAEGKPARRSFGGDEGGAPRGRSFGGEGGARGRSSAAGGAGRRSFGGDEGGAPRSRGAGRSFGGDEGGAPRSRGAGRPERREWSAGGDAAPRGRGPGAGRTFGGAEGKPARRSFGGDEGGAPRSRGAGRTFGGAEGKPARRSFGGDEGGAPRSRGAGRTFGGAEGKPARRSFGGDEGGAPRSRGAGRAEGGAAGGRRSFGGDEGGAPRGRTFGGAAGRAPGGRRAFGGDEGAAPRSRGAGRSFGGDEGGAPRSRGAGRSFGGDEGGAPRSRGAGRTFGGAEGGAPRGGAGRAFGGASGARRSFGGDEGGAPRSRGAGAGRPERREWSAGGDAPRSRGPRAGGEGRSFSPRGGAAGGASRAPRGEGRSFSPRGAGAGAGRPERREWKPSGDADSGPRGRGGPRREGPAGGRGASRSTWTPTDESGNPRERVVRAGARKGPPSEKSSGFQDWGKKKERDSAPRWSSNERPKGGAGRPPPRGPRRPR